In Listeria monocytogenes, the following proteins share a genomic window:
- a CDS encoding SpaA isopeptide-forming pilin-related protein has product MKKRTTMTSNLKKFGLAFLSVILLVNVLFQTNFVKAATNYGSDFLKTVELLDADGNPQTDFGYYDSIKVHYTWEIPNSTNVKEGDTMEFVLPPELKIVTDLDFSLKDHDGNTVGHVIAKKSTGQVVITFTDFVEKNSNISGYLDFWTNWDKSLVEGNENVPVEFPVNGTTETIDVGVGGKNQIDPDESLYKYGWANAEHPELIQWVVRVNYSKQNIQNAVYEDFIGPKQVVDFNSIKAFHGEFDPDDNFTPGAEVPSSAITQTTEGFKVDLGNLTDSVKISYYTTSTDNGASPNYTNKGQLTGDNFIKQEIEVATPTSGGGGGGEGTTGSVELTKTDDSSQKNPLEGAEFKLVNGAGTTVQTGLKTNIDGKLTISNLKYDTYQLIETKAPQGYVLDASPVEFTIDDAHQSLFLSKENSAIKGSVSLEKIDHDTQNLLADAEFELQDKDGNTLQTNLKTDKMGKLTVTDLLPGEYQFVETKAPTGYILDATPVKFKISTESLNITVTKENTKKPETPKVPEPPKTPEQPGKPDKIISADSKQTTLPKTGDTPLVNGWGILLVAISASGLIALRRK; this is encoded by the coding sequence ATGAAGAAACGCACGACAATGACGTCTAATCTAAAGAAATTCGGATTAGCCTTTCTTAGCGTTATCTTGCTTGTAAACGTTTTATTTCAGACTAACTTTGTTAAAGCGGCGACTAATTATGGCTCCGATTTTTTGAAAACTGTGGAATTATTAGACGCAGATGGCAATCCTCAAACGGACTTCGGTTATTACGACAGCATCAAGGTTCACTATACTTGGGAAATCCCCAATTCAACTAATGTGAAGGAAGGCGACACAATGGAATTTGTGTTACCTCCAGAGCTGAAGATAGTTACAGATTTAGACTTTTCTTTGAAAGATCACGATGGCAACACGGTAGGCCATGTGATTGCTAAAAAATCGACTGGGCAAGTAGTTATTACATTTACAGACTTTGTCGAAAAAAATTCCAATATTAGTGGATATCTCGATTTTTGGACTAATTGGGATAAATCATTAGTAGAAGGAAATGAAAATGTTCCAGTTGAATTTCCAGTAAATGGTACCACAGAAACAATTGATGTGGGCGTTGGTGGTAAAAATCAAATTGACCCGGATGAAAGTTTATATAAATACGGCTGGGCTAATGCTGAACATCCTGAGCTTATCCAATGGGTCGTTCGAGTTAACTATTCGAAACAAAACATTCAAAATGCCGTTTATGAAGACTTTATTGGACCGAAACAAGTCGTTGATTTTAATTCTATCAAAGCATTCCACGGTGAATTTGACCCGGATGATAACTTCACGCCAGGAGCCGAGGTACCATCATCAGCAATTACTCAAACAACGGAAGGATTTAAAGTCGACCTAGGAAATTTAACAGATTCTGTCAAAATTTCATACTATACAACTTCTACCGATAACGGAGCATCACCTAACTACACAAATAAAGGGCAATTGACAGGAGATAACTTCATCAAGCAAGAAATCGAAGTCGCGACACCAACATCAGGCGGTGGCGGAGGTGGAGAAGGGACAACTGGATCTGTTGAATTAACAAAAACAGATGATTCGTCTCAAAAAAATCCATTAGAAGGTGCCGAGTTTAAATTAGTCAACGGAGCAGGAACTACAGTCCAAACAGGACTAAAAACCAATATCGATGGTAAACTAACTATTTCAAATCTGAAATATGATACATACCAGCTGATCGAAACAAAAGCTCCACAAGGATATGTGCTCGATGCGTCTCCAGTAGAATTCACAATTGATGACGCGCACCAATCATTATTCCTATCCAAAGAAAACTCTGCCATCAAAGGATCCGTTTCACTAGAAAAAATCGATCACGACACACAAAACCTACTAGCTGATGCCGAATTTGAACTACAAGATAAAGATGGCAACACACTACAAACAAACCTTAAAACAGACAAAATGGGCAAACTAACGGTGACGGATTTACTTCCAGGTGAGTATCAATTTGTCGAAACAAAAGCGCCAACAGGCTATATTTTAGACGCTACACCAGTCAAATTTAAAATCAGCACAGAATCATTAAACATAACCGTAACAAAAGAGAACACGAAAAAACCAGAAACACCAAAAGTACCTGAGCCACCAAAAACGCCAGAACAACCGGGTAAACCAGATAAAATAATAAGCGCAGATAGCAAACAAACCACTTTACCAAAAACAGGTGATACACCACTTGTTAATGGATGGGGAATACTACTCGTAGCCATTTCAGCGAGTGGATTAATTGCACTTAGAAGAAAATAA
- a CDS encoding STAS domain-containing protein, which produces MNESNGSMELYLREHTEEIINNWLSKIYENENTYTSFVYSPRYKDELRADSEQTADLIISYFAGKKAFFEKLDKWLDNMYARRMENEVPLPEVITTLDKLRREFVSAVGDFCIHNDEVSKCDFSSSLSMVNHGFDRINEAFSAMYYNDIVKHLEQQHRLIEEISTPVISITDKLAILPLMGRVDRERAEKLSEITANKCVHLGVEQLCIDLSGITYFDDALGEMLTNLVTMLKLLGVEAFISGIQPKMAQQINRVELNLSIPAYHSLKAVLQDQTRTI; this is translated from the coding sequence ATGAATGAATCGAATGGAAGTATGGAACTATATTTAAGAGAACATACAGAAGAAATTATTAATAACTGGCTATCCAAAATTTATGAAAATGAAAATACGTATACTAGCTTTGTTTACTCGCCGCGTTACAAAGATGAACTGCGCGCTGACAGTGAACAAACAGCGGACTTAATCATTTCTTATTTTGCTGGTAAAAAAGCATTTTTTGAGAAGCTTGATAAATGGCTGGATAACATGTACGCGCGTCGCATGGAAAATGAAGTGCCATTACCTGAAGTTATTACTACACTAGATAAACTACGTCGTGAATTTGTTTCGGCTGTTGGTGATTTTTGTATTCATAATGATGAAGTGTCTAAATGTGATTTCTCATCAAGTCTGTCCATGGTTAATCACGGGTTCGACCGAATAAACGAAGCCTTCTCTGCCATGTATTACAATGATATCGTCAAACATTTAGAACAACAACATCGTTTAATAGAAGAAATTAGCACACCAGTCATTTCCATCACGGACAAACTAGCGATCCTACCTTTAATGGGCCGCGTCGACCGTGAAAGAGCAGAAAAGCTATCCGAAATCACGGCAAACAAATGCGTACACTTAGGCGTGGAACAATTGTGTATTGATTTATCAGGAATCACGTATTTTGATGATGCACTTGGAGAAATGCTTACCAACTTAGTGACGATGCTTAAACTTCTTGGCGTCGAGGCATTTATTTCTGGCATTCAACCAAAAATGGCGCAACAAATTAATCGTGTTGAATTAAACTTATCTATCCCAGCCTACCATTCGTTAAAGGCTGTCTTACAAGATCAAACTAGAACTATATAA
- the holB gene encoding DNA polymerase III subunit delta' — translation MGLQDELTVMQPVVMKIFSKSVRENRLSHGYLLEGSSGTGKKRTALWLAQSLFCLESTETELACGKCANCMRIASHNHPDVHLLEPDGASIKIDQVRALKQELSKRGMESDQKVVIIYDAEKMTVQSANSLLKFIEEPEGGLLLLFLTTNPGQILPTIQSRLQPVTFKSLTFDSLLASLTAAGISEQKARIYASITGSVEQAKAFEEEEWFSEARNVVIKLYEGIHHQGTSPLIIIQESWMPLFKEKDKMALGLELLLLLYRDRLHLTLDENYEPICTAQKEMLGQDALRKSLSETTGEIEKILAAKSKLDSNMNTQLLMEQLVLEIQGR, via the coding sequence GTGGGATTACAGGATGAACTTACAGTGATGCAACCAGTGGTCATGAAGATTTTTTCAAAAAGTGTCCGCGAAAATCGATTATCTCACGGCTATTTATTAGAAGGATCAAGTGGTACAGGGAAGAAACGCACAGCACTTTGGTTAGCTCAGAGCCTTTTTTGTTTAGAAAGTACAGAAACAGAGCTTGCTTGTGGGAAGTGTGCTAATTGCATGAGAATAGCGAGTCATAATCATCCGGATGTTCATTTGCTAGAGCCAGATGGAGCTAGTATTAAGATTGATCAGGTTCGCGCGCTGAAGCAAGAACTTAGTAAGCGCGGGATGGAATCAGATCAAAAAGTAGTTATCATTTACGATGCAGAAAAAATGACTGTTCAATCAGCCAATAGTCTGCTGAAATTTATAGAAGAACCAGAAGGTGGTTTGTTATTACTATTTTTAACAACAAACCCCGGGCAAATTTTGCCAACGATTCAATCAAGACTGCAACCAGTCACATTTAAATCACTGACTTTTGATAGTCTCCTCGCATCGCTAACAGCAGCTGGTATTTCCGAACAAAAAGCGCGGATATATGCTAGTATTACTGGGAGTGTAGAGCAAGCGAAGGCTTTTGAGGAAGAAGAGTGGTTTAGTGAAGCAAGAAATGTTGTTATCAAGTTATACGAAGGAATTCATCATCAAGGAACCAGCCCATTAATTATCATTCAAGAATCATGGATGCCACTTTTTAAAGAGAAAGATAAGATGGCGCTTGGACTCGAATTGTTGTTACTGCTGTACCGCGACCGACTTCATCTTACGCTTGATGAGAACTACGAACCTATTTGTACTGCGCAAAAAGAAATGCTCGGACAAGATGCGCTGCGTAAATCACTGTCCGAAACCACAGGGGAAATCGAGAAGATTCTCGCTGCGAAATCAAAACTGGATTCCAATATGAACACGCAACTTCTAATGGAGCAGTTAGTTCTGGAAATCCAAGGGAGGTAA
- a CDS encoding stage 0 sporulation family protein has protein sequence MLKIVGVRFKDVGKIYYFSPGELEITENQGVIVENAQGIEFGKTVIEPRYVDEEDVVLPLKKVLRIATEADYKCVAENGDSCQKAFLLCDEKIRERELEMSLVDVDYTFDRNKIIFYFTAEGRVDFRELVKDLASVFRTRIELRQIGVRDEAKLLGGIGPCGRMLCCSTFLGDFEPVSIKMAKDQNLSLNPTKISGLCGRLMCCLKYENDEYEQAKREMPDVGVKVKTPEGAEARVSGINLLSRILQVSLPEEETVIEYELDELRPYNEFLKQPAKS, from the coding sequence ATGCTTAAAATTGTAGGCGTCCGTTTTAAAGACGTTGGTAAAATATATTATTTCTCACCTGGCGAACTGGAAATCACAGAAAACCAAGGTGTTATTGTTGAAAATGCACAAGGAATTGAATTTGGTAAAACCGTCATTGAACCGCGCTATGTGGACGAAGAAGATGTCGTTTTACCACTTAAGAAAGTACTGCGTATCGCAACAGAAGCGGATTATAAATGCGTTGCCGAGAATGGCGACTCGTGTCAGAAAGCCTTTTTACTTTGTGATGAAAAGATCCGCGAGCGCGAACTTGAAATGAGTTTGGTTGATGTAGATTATACATTTGACCGCAATAAAATCATTTTTTACTTTACTGCAGAAGGTCGCGTTGATTTCCGGGAGCTCGTGAAAGATTTAGCATCTGTTTTCCGGACTCGCATCGAACTTCGCCAAATTGGTGTTCGTGATGAAGCGAAATTGCTCGGTGGGATTGGTCCATGTGGTCGTATGCTCTGCTGTTCCACTTTCCTAGGTGATTTCGAACCAGTTTCCATCAAAATGGCGAAAGATCAAAACCTGTCCCTTAACCCGACGAAAATTTCTGGTTTATGTGGACGATTAATGTGTTGCCTGAAATATGAGAACGATGAATATGAGCAAGCTAAACGTGAAATGCCAGATGTTGGTGTAAAAGTAAAAACTCCAGAAGGCGCAGAAGCACGTGTTTCGGGAATCAACTTGCTTTCTAGAATCTTACAAGTGAGTTTGCCCGAAGAAGAGACGGTTATAGAATACGAATTGGACGAATTACGCCCATACAACGAATTTCTAAAACAACCGGCAAAGTCTTGA
- the yabA gene encoding DNA replication initiation control protein YabA, producing MDKKAIFDSVSNMEEQIGELYQQLGDLKTNLGEMLEENNRLNLENEHLRRRLSLTDEATPEPKAETEAEHGVMAPNRKEAMQQMIELGEGYDNLVQLYKEGFHVCNVHFGSPRGNDEDCLFCLSLLNKK from the coding sequence TTGGATAAAAAAGCTATTTTTGACTCAGTCAGTAATATGGAGGAGCAAATTGGCGAATTGTATCAGCAACTTGGAGATCTAAAGACAAACTTAGGCGAAATGTTGGAAGAAAATAACCGATTAAACCTTGAAAACGAACATTTGCGACGCAGACTTTCTTTGACTGATGAAGCGACACCAGAACCTAAAGCCGAAACAGAGGCGGAACACGGTGTAATGGCGCCTAATCGTAAGGAAGCAATGCAGCAAATGATTGAACTTGGGGAAGGTTATGACAATCTTGTCCAACTTTACAAGGAAGGATTTCATGTTTGCAATGTACATTTCGGCAGCCCGCGTGGCAATGATGAAGATTGTTTATTTTGCTTATCCTTGCTCAATAAAAAATAA
- a CDS encoding tRNA1(Val) (adenine(37)-N6)-methyltransferase translates to MEKTKLIGDERLDYLLAENLRIIQSPSVFSFSIDAVLLAKFSYLPIRKGKIIDLCSGNGIIPLLLSTRTKAKIVGVEIQERLADMAKRSILYNQLEEQIEMIEYDLKNITDLIPKERADIVTCNPPYFATPDTSLKNTNEHFRIARHEVMCTLEDTIRVAASLLKQGGKANFVHRPERLLDIIDIMRKYRLEPKRIQFVHPRSDREANTVLVEGIKDGKPGVKYVPPVIVYDELGEYTPVIKEILYGESK, encoded by the coding sequence TTGGAAAAAACCAAACTAATAGGCGATGAAAGGCTCGATTATTTGCTAGCAGAAAATTTGCGGATTATTCAAAGCCCATCGGTATTTTCTTTCTCAATAGATGCGGTTTTACTGGCGAAATTCAGCTACTTGCCCATTCGGAAGGGGAAAATAATTGATTTGTGTAGCGGGAATGGGATTATTCCTTTACTACTTAGCACGCGAACCAAAGCAAAAATCGTTGGCGTTGAAATTCAGGAGCGCCTAGCGGATATGGCGAAAAGAAGTATTCTTTATAATCAGTTGGAAGAGCAAATTGAAATGATTGAATATGATTTGAAAAATATTACAGACCTTATCCCAAAAGAGCGCGCAGATATTGTCACCTGTAATCCACCTTATTTTGCGACTCCGGATACAAGTTTGAAAAACACGAATGAACATTTTCGGATTGCTCGCCATGAAGTTATGTGTACGCTAGAGGATACTATTCGTGTAGCCGCAAGCCTTTTAAAACAAGGTGGAAAAGCGAATTTTGTTCATCGTCCGGAACGATTACTAGACATCATTGATATAATGAGAAAATATCGCTTGGAACCGAAACGCATTCAATTCGTGCACCCGCGCTCAGATAGAGAAGCGAATACGGTACTTGTAGAAGGAATCAAAGACGGGAAACCTGGCGTGAAATATGTTCCACCTGTTATCGTATATGATGAGCTGGGGGAATATACACCAGTAATTAAGGAGATTTTATATGGCGAAAGCAAGTGA
- a CDS encoding GIY-YIG nuclease family protein encodes MAKASEHFFYVLKCSDNSYYGGYTTDVIRREAEHNAGIRCKYTKTRRPVKVIHFEKFETRSEATKAEAAFKKLSRKNKDAYLLQREEEAK; translated from the coding sequence ATGGCGAAAGCAAGTGAACATTTCTTTTATGTGCTAAAATGTAGTGACAATTCCTATTATGGTGGCTATACAACAGATGTTATTCGCCGAGAAGCGGAACATAATGCGGGAATTAGATGTAAATATACAAAAACACGTCGCCCGGTAAAAGTCATCCATTTTGAAAAATTCGAGACAAGAAGTGAAGCCACGAAAGCTGAAGCAGCCTTCAAAAAATTATCACGTAAAAATAAAGATGCCTATTTATTACAGCGGGAGGAGGAAGCAAAATGA
- the rsmI gene encoding 16S rRNA (cytidine(1402)-2'-O)-methyltransferase codes for MIKSQKSFSGAIQGALYLVPTPIGNLEDMTFRAIRMLKEADIIAAEDTRNTVKLLNHFEITTRMTSYHQFTKENKEDNIIQRMLDGEVVALVSDAGMPSISDPGYELVQSALDANIPVIPLPGANAALTALIASGLAPQPFYFYGFLPRQNKERTQAIEKLAVREETWILYESPHRLKETLKALAKITGNDRKMVLCRELTKRFEEFLRGTVEDALNWAMDEEVRGEFCLIIEGNANPPLAEEQLWWQELDIKTHVSTVMEQENISSKDAIKTVMKARNLPKREVYSAYHEIK; via the coding sequence ATGATAAAAAGCCAAAAAAGTTTTAGCGGAGCCATTCAAGGAGCATTATATTTAGTGCCGACGCCCATTGGTAATTTAGAAGATATGACTTTTCGCGCAATTCGCATGCTTAAAGAAGCGGATATTATTGCAGCGGAAGATACGCGGAACACCGTGAAACTTTTAAATCATTTTGAAATTACAACCCGAATGACGAGCTACCATCAGTTTACGAAGGAAAATAAAGAAGATAATATTATTCAGCGAATGCTAGACGGAGAAGTGGTGGCGCTAGTTAGTGATGCGGGGATGCCATCTATTTCTGATCCGGGATACGAACTTGTTCAAAGTGCGCTAGATGCTAATATTCCTGTCATTCCACTACCAGGAGCCAATGCTGCTTTGACTGCCCTGATTGCCTCAGGTCTTGCCCCGCAGCCGTTTTACTTTTACGGATTTCTTCCACGCCAAAACAAAGAACGCACCCAAGCGATTGAAAAATTAGCAGTGCGCGAAGAAACGTGGATTTTATATGAATCACCACACCGTTTAAAAGAAACCTTAAAAGCACTTGCCAAAATCACTGGAAATGATCGGAAAATGGTCTTGTGCCGAGAGCTCACAAAAAGATTTGAAGAATTTTTACGTGGAACGGTTGAAGATGCGTTAAACTGGGCAATGGACGAAGAAGTTCGCGGAGAATTTTGCTTGATTATCGAAGGAAATGCCAACCCGCCACTTGCAGAAGAGCAACTTTGGTGGCAAGAACTCGATATTAAAACGCATGTAAGCACGGTAATGGAACAGGAAAATATTAGTTCTAAAGATGCGATAAAAACGGTTATGAAAGCGAGAAATTTACCAAAACGAGAAGTTTACTCGGCTTATCATGAAATAAAATAA
- a CDS encoding AbrB/MazE/SpoVT family DNA-binding domain-containing protein, with the protein MKSTGMVRKIDELGRVVIPIEIRRTMNLNVKDPLEIFTDEDAIILKKYSAGLVCDVTGEFSVENKKFVDGKLTLSKEGAAELMEEIKRRFGDTL; encoded by the coding sequence ATGAAATCAACTGGAATGGTAAGAAAAATCGACGAACTCGGTCGTGTGGTTATCCCAATTGAAATAAGAAGAACGATGAACCTAAATGTAAAAGACCCTTTAGAAATTTTTACAGATGAAGATGCGATTATATTGAAAAAGTATTCAGCGGGTTTGGTTTGCGATGTTACCGGAGAGTTTTCTGTTGAAAACAAAAAATTCGTAGACGGTAAACTGACGCTCAGTAAAGAAGGCGCTGCGGAATTAATGGAAGAAATTAAACGCCGCTTTGGTGATACATTATAA
- a CDS encoding GRP family sugar transporter yields MNIVIALIPAVMWGIMPLVVSKIGGKPRQQIIGTTFGALAFAIGVFIFTNPEYTATIIIASFVSGAFWSLGQMNQFRAFTQVGVSKTMPLSTGMQLVGTSLFGVFAFHEWGTTSKLVLGFSALALIIIGIFLTSYQQHKDESSGQNMKKGIITLLISSVGYVGYVVITRWFDISGWDAILPQAIGMVVAGLLFSIKSEEKRFTKQTWLNMIPGVMWATGNLALLFSNKLVGIATGFSLSQMGVVISTIGGILFLGEKKTKKELILVIIGVVLVIIGGTMIGIAKS; encoded by the coding sequence ATGAACATAGTTATAGCATTAATTCCGGCAGTGATGTGGGGGATTATGCCATTAGTTGTCTCAAAAATTGGTGGTAAACCGAGGCAGCAAATCATTGGTACAACATTCGGGGCACTAGCTTTCGCAATCGGAGTTTTTATTTTTACAAATCCAGAATATACGGCAACCATAATTATTGCTAGTTTTGTCTCTGGGGCATTTTGGAGCTTAGGCCAAATGAATCAGTTCCGGGCATTTACACAAGTAGGCGTATCAAAAACAATGCCGCTTTCAACCGGAATGCAGTTAGTAGGTACATCACTTTTTGGTGTATTCGCCTTTCATGAGTGGGGTACAACTTCCAAATTAGTATTAGGATTTTCCGCATTAGCATTAATTATTATCGGGATATTTTTAACAAGTTATCAACAACATAAAGACGAAAGTTCCGGTCAAAATATGAAAAAAGGAATCATCACTTTACTTATTTCATCCGTAGGTTATGTTGGTTATGTCGTCATCACTCGTTGGTTTGATATTAGTGGGTGGGACGCGATTTTACCTCAAGCAATTGGGATGGTAGTCGCAGGATTATTATTCTCTATTAAGTCCGAAGAAAAACGTTTTACAAAGCAAACATGGTTAAATATGATTCCGGGGGTGATGTGGGCTACTGGTAACTTAGCTCTACTTTTCTCAAACAAATTGGTTGGTATCGCTACAGGTTTTTCCCTCTCACAAATGGGCGTAGTCATTTCGACAATTGGAGGAATACTGTTCTTAGGAGAGAAAAAAACCAAGAAAGAACTTATTTTGGTCATTATCGGAGTAGTCTTAGTAATTATCGGTGGAACGATGATTGGAATTGCAAAAAGCTAA
- a CDS encoding DUF1214 domain-containing protein: MIMNAKLEVNGELVKESYVYLLSRYLVLRQENFDTKEDKIPYNTLKHNSISPADANFVNPNFDVVYSEAWIAVDDENAVILEVPEIKNRYYTVQLLDGWGEVVTNINERNFPEHPHGKFAFVKKGTNPSVPSDAVKIELPSEKVKVLLRVEQKDDPEGAVKLQKAFKFDAPDNIKIKEPLEIPHFTNADFLLEEIYSNLEELLATYPDKMPKAAEFQDKARKVAAYIELGDEQKAEVRDLIVKEAIPYFTNGAKGFGTQKGGWSVTYVAGAFENDILARAIINYGGIWANSIQEALYFIGQKGTDNELLTGDKVYKIHFPADELPSELADAFWSVTLYSVPDYHVIPNKLNKFCINNYTGPKLSEDGSLTLYIAAEKPADVDPGNWLPSKAGKEFSLNFRLYVPKKEVLEGKVFLPPLEVIK, from the coding sequence TTGATAATGAATGCGAAATTAGAAGTAAATGGTGAACTTGTAAAAGAATCCTATGTTTATTTATTGTCGCGATATCTCGTTTTACGCCAAGAAAATTTTGATACAAAAGAAGATAAAATTCCATATAACACACTTAAACACAATTCGATTTCACCAGCAGATGCCAATTTTGTAAATCCGAACTTTGATGTTGTATATTCAGAAGCTTGGATAGCTGTAGATGACGAAAATGCCGTTATTTTAGAAGTGCCAGAAATAAAAAATCGTTATTACACGGTTCAACTTTTAGATGGTTGGGGTGAGGTAGTAACTAATATCAACGAACGTAATTTCCCAGAGCATCCACATGGAAAATTTGCTTTCGTAAAAAAAGGAACAAATCCTTCCGTCCCAAGTGACGCTGTAAAAATCGAATTACCATCAGAAAAAGTGAAAGTGCTACTTCGTGTAGAACAAAAAGACGACCCAGAAGGCGCAGTAAAACTTCAAAAAGCATTCAAATTCGATGCACCAGACAATATAAAAATCAAAGAACCACTAGAAATACCACATTTTACCAACGCAGATTTCTTATTAGAAGAAATTTATTCCAATTTAGAAGAACTGCTAGCTACTTATCCAGATAAAATGCCAAAAGCAGCTGAATTCCAAGATAAAGCAAGAAAAGTTGCGGCGTACATTGAGCTTGGCGATGAGCAAAAAGCCGAAGTAAGAGATTTAATTGTGAAAGAAGCCATTCCATATTTTACAAATGGTGCAAAAGGATTTGGTACACAAAAAGGCGGATGGTCTGTTACTTACGTAGCTGGCGCGTTCGAAAATGATATTTTAGCACGAGCAATCATTAATTACGGCGGTATTTGGGCGAATTCTATTCAAGAAGCACTATACTTCATCGGTCAAAAAGGTACGGATAATGAGTTATTAACTGGCGATAAAGTTTATAAAATCCATTTTCCTGCAGATGAACTTCCATCAGAACTGGCAGATGCCTTTTGGTCCGTTACCTTATACAGTGTTCCAGATTACCACGTTATTCCAAATAAATTAAACAAATTCTGCATCAATAATTACACAGGTCCAAAACTAAGTGAAGATGGCAGTTTGACGCTCTATATTGCGGCAGAAAAACCTGCTGATGTAGATCCGGGAAACTGGCTACCAAGCAAGGCTGGAAAAGAGTTCTCACTAAACTTCCGTCTATACGTTCCGAAAAAAGAAGTATTGGAAGGGAAAGTATTCTTACCACCGCTTGAAGTTATAAAATAA
- a CDS encoding MucBP domain-containing protein translates to MFTKKKTIASLLILSSLAGQIALTPISALADTQDTNNIALLQNTNENVPYKYTSTLTFPVLTNQTQEDYKLEIKLALPAGMNYTDLQVSVGGEDITNQVGTTSFDSSTNTVTFKFDKVTSWDSLSKAKVKFDWKTSYSGEGGEAKIDSLVATATATSEDKAGNKSTSTGSLKPKDISAPVVKADKTEVTYNLGSNVTEEQFLTDINASVTDNYDSTISLTSNFTSIVNLAVSGDYSVNVQATDKAGNVSNTVNVTVHVATPAPVAGANITVNYLDSDGNKLAESDTLTGTIDSNYQSTSKKISGYTLETTPKNATGTFTDTPQTVDYIYKKDTVAPTPVVDPVNPVDPVNPVNPVDPVVNKPVIVTPNADQVTTSNSVEKTTYNSLPKTGDTDQSTSATIFGALLLLISAPLLLFKKK, encoded by the coding sequence ATGTTCACGAAGAAAAAAACCATCGCCAGCCTTTTAATTTTAAGTTCCTTGGCCGGTCAAATAGCACTTACACCCATTTCCGCACTCGCTGATACGCAAGATACAAATAATATTGCTTTACTACAAAATACTAACGAGAATGTTCCATATAAATATACATCCACTCTTACATTTCCAGTTTTAACGAATCAAACCCAAGAAGATTATAAACTGGAAATCAAACTCGCATTACCAGCTGGCATGAACTATACGGATTTACAAGTTTCTGTCGGTGGAGAAGACATTACAAACCAAGTAGGGACAACTAGTTTTGATAGTTCCACTAATACAGTTACTTTTAAATTCGACAAAGTGACTAGTTGGGACAGTTTATCCAAAGCAAAAGTAAAGTTCGACTGGAAAACTTCTTATTCAGGTGAAGGCGGGGAAGCAAAAATTGATTCTTTAGTTGCGACCGCAACAGCTACAAGCGAAGACAAAGCTGGTAACAAATCTACCTCTACTGGCTCTTTAAAACCCAAAGATATTAGCGCACCAGTTGTCAAAGCAGATAAAACAGAGGTTACGTATAATCTCGGAAGCAACGTTACAGAAGAGCAATTTTTAACAGACATTAATGCTAGCGTTACTGATAATTACGACTCCACTATTAGTCTTACAAGCAATTTTACTTCCATAGTTAATCTAGCAGTGAGTGGTGATTACTCGGTCAATGTTCAAGCAACCGATAAAGCTGGCAACGTCTCAAATACTGTAAATGTCACCGTTCATGTAGCAACTCCCGCACCTGTAGCCGGGGCGAACATAACGGTCAACTATCTTGATAGCGATGGAAATAAACTCGCAGAATCAGACACATTGACGGGAACTATCGATAGTAATTACCAGTCTACAAGTAAAAAAATTAGCGGGTACACTCTAGAAACCACACCAAAAAATGCAACTGGTACTTTCACTGATACCCCGCAAACCGTTGATTATATTTATAAAAAAGATACCGTTGCCCCAACGCCTGTTGTTGATCCGGTCAATCCGGTTGACCCGGTAAATCCGGTTAATCCAGTTGACCCTGTAGTAAATAAACCAGTCATTGTGACACCAAATGCGGATCAAGTTACTACTAGTAATTCAGTAGAGAAAACAACTTATAATTCTTTACCGAAAACGGGTGATACAGATCAAAGTACTTCAGCAACTATTTTCGGAGCATTGCTTCTTTTAATCAGCGCCCCATTACTTTTATTTAAAAAGAAATAA